A genomic region of Lagopus muta isolate bLagMut1 chromosome 19, bLagMut1 primary, whole genome shotgun sequence contains the following coding sequences:
- the RGS3 gene encoding regulator of G-protein signaling 3 isoform X9 codes for MKINSSPSAAGTSPTAKDMKNRLGIFRRRNESPGANPSGKLDKVLKSLKPAPEEALKWGESLEKLLLHKYGLAAFRAFLRTEFSEENLEFWLACEEYKKIKSQSKMVSKAKKIFAEYIAIQSCKEVNLDSYTREHTKENLQNITRGCFDLAQKRIYGLMEKDSYPRFLRSDLYLDIVHQKKASSPL; via the exons ATGAAAATCAATTCCTCGCCATCTGCAGCGGGGACATCCCCCAC AGCCAAGGATATGAAGAACCGGCTGGGGATTTTCCGGCGGAGGAACGAGTCTCCGGGAGCCAACCCCTCTGGCAAGCTGGACAAAGTGCTCAAGTCGCTCAA GCCTGCACCTGAGGAAGCTCTCAAGTGGGGGGAGTCCCTGGAGAAGCTGCTGTTGCACAAAT ATGGGCTCGCAGCCTTCAGGGCCTTCCTGCGCACCGAGTTCAGTGAGGAGAACCTGGAGTTCTGGCTGGCATGCGAGGAGTACAAAAAGATCAAATCCCAGTCCAAGATGGTCTCCAAGGCCAAGAAGATCTTTGCGGAGTACATCGCCATCCAGTCCTGCAAGGAG GTGAACCTGGATTCCTACACACGGGAGCACACCAAGGAGAACCTGCAGAACATCACCCGCGGCTGCTTCGACCTCGCGCAGAAGAGGATTTATGGGCTGATGGAGAAGGACTCGTACCCCCGCTTCCTCCGCTCTGACTTGTACTTGGACATCGTCCACCAGAAGAAAGCCAGCTCCCCGCTGTAG
- the RGS3 gene encoding regulator of G-protein signaling 3 isoform X8 encodes MGRVAAVRHCQLLLMHLTMVDFSEKCLERAKDMKNRLGIFRRRNESPGANPSGKLDKVLKSLKPAPEEALKWGESLEKLLLHKYGLAAFRAFLRTEFSEENLEFWLACEEYKKIKSQSKMVSKAKKIFAEYIAIQSCKEVNLDSYTREHTKENLQNITRGCFDLAQKRIYGLMEKDSYPRFLRSDLYLDIVHQKKASSPL; translated from the exons ATGGGGAGAGTGGCCGCGGTTCGGCACTGCCAGCTGCTCCTGATGCACCTCACCATGGTGGATTTTTCTGAGAAGTGCCTGGAAAG AGCCAAGGATATGAAGAACCGGCTGGGGATTTTCCGGCGGAGGAACGAGTCTCCGGGAGCCAACCCCTCTGGCAAGCTGGACAAAGTGCTCAAGTCGCTCAA GCCTGCACCTGAGGAAGCTCTCAAGTGGGGGGAGTCCCTGGAGAAGCTGCTGTTGCACAAAT ATGGGCTCGCAGCCTTCAGGGCCTTCCTGCGCACCGAGTTCAGTGAGGAGAACCTGGAGTTCTGGCTGGCATGCGAGGAGTACAAAAAGATCAAATCCCAGTCCAAGATGGTCTCCAAGGCCAAGAAGATCTTTGCGGAGTACATCGCCATCCAGTCCTGCAAGGAG GTGAACCTGGATTCCTACACACGGGAGCACACCAAGGAGAACCTGCAGAACATCACCCGCGGCTGCTTCGACCTCGCGCAGAAGAGGATTTATGGGCTGATGGAGAAGGACTCGTACCCCCGCTTCCTCCGCTCTGACTTGTACTTGGACATCGTCCACCAGAAGAAAGCCAGCTCCCCGCTGTAG
- the RGS3 gene encoding regulator of G-protein signaling 3 isoform X7, whose protein sequence is MPFFRDLSKPQPLEFHAEMLLGVQRPHNGSLQRRHTMKEAKDMKNRLGIFRRRNESPGANPSGKLDKVLKSLKPAPEEALKWGESLEKLLLHKYGLAAFRAFLRTEFSEENLEFWLACEEYKKIKSQSKMVSKAKKIFAEYIAIQSCKEVNLDSYTREHTKENLQNITRGCFDLAQKRIYGLMEKDSYPRFLRSDLYLDIVHQKKASSPL, encoded by the exons ATGCCCTTTTTTCGTGACCTCTCCAAACCGCAGCCGTTGGAGTTTCACGCCGAAATGTTGCTGGGCGTGCAGCGGCCGCACAACGGCAGCCTGCAGCGCCGGCACACCATGAAGGA AGCCAAGGATATGAAGAACCGGCTGGGGATTTTCCGGCGGAGGAACGAGTCTCCGGGAGCCAACCCCTCTGGCAAGCTGGACAAAGTGCTCAAGTCGCTCAA GCCTGCACCTGAGGAAGCTCTCAAGTGGGGGGAGTCCCTGGAGAAGCTGCTGTTGCACAAAT ATGGGCTCGCAGCCTTCAGGGCCTTCCTGCGCACCGAGTTCAGTGAGGAGAACCTGGAGTTCTGGCTGGCATGCGAGGAGTACAAAAAGATCAAATCCCAGTCCAAGATGGTCTCCAAGGCCAAGAAGATCTTTGCGGAGTACATCGCCATCCAGTCCTGCAAGGAG GTGAACCTGGATTCCTACACACGGGAGCACACCAAGGAGAACCTGCAGAACATCACCCGCGGCTGCTTCGACCTCGCGCAGAAGAGGATTTATGGGCTGATGGAGAAGGACTCGTACCCCCGCTTCCTCCGCTCTGACTTGTACTTGGACATCGTCCACCAGAAGAAAGCCAGCTCCCCGCTGTAG